A stretch of Myxococcus hansupus DNA encodes these proteins:
- a CDS encoding tetratricopeptide repeat protein, with amino-acid sequence MTNRHAALSDADKRRISKRIDAFFSEQQWDALDQLISESLQGTSDDHWLHVRRADAWYARGKYAKAARLFQKVLESVPRCPLGRWGLANALMARGDTNEARKLFLSLARQKPEVMGTRECGEGVRWARGLVADAHFRLGQLEEQAGAKAAARRRYQSYLRTLELPAFTLESRKAATARLRALSLRGQSRD; translated from the coding sequence GTGACGAACCGACACGCCGCGCTCAGCGATGCTGACAAACGCCGTATCAGCAAACGAATCGACGCGTTCTTCTCCGAACAGCAGTGGGACGCGTTGGACCAACTCATCTCGGAGTCCCTGCAAGGCACCTCCGACGACCACTGGCTGCACGTCCGGCGCGCGGATGCCTGGTACGCGCGGGGGAAGTACGCCAAGGCGGCGCGCCTCTTCCAGAAGGTGCTCGAAAGCGTGCCGCGCTGTCCCCTGGGACGGTGGGGGCTGGCGAACGCGCTCATGGCGCGCGGTGACACGAACGAAGCGCGGAAGCTCTTCCTGTCCCTGGCCCGGCAGAAGCCCGAGGTGATGGGCACCCGCGAGTGTGGCGAGGGCGTCCGGTGGGCGCGGGGCCTCGTGGCGGATGCGCACTTCCGGTTGGGGCAGTTGGAGGAGCAGGCGGGCGCGAAGGCCGCGGCCCGGCGCCGCTATCAGTCCTACCTGCGCACCCTGGAACTCCCGGCGTTCACCCTCGAAAGCCGGAAGGCGGCGACCGCCCGCCTCCGCGCCTTGAGCCTCCGGGGGCAGTCCCGCGATTGA
- a CDS encoding NYN domain-containing protein — MNGRNEEHRIALFIDFENLVTNTGISSSSFDLQPSLDRLLEKGKVVFRRAYCDWSRFAEAKIRLHEFGVELIDVPPSTRAGKNGADMRLVIDALELCYARESIDTFVIGSGDSDFCPLAYKLRENGRTVIGLAVKESTSPLFVKACDEFIYLRPRQSRSDKGDKEKGRQSVSADDGSSKRGRHGRDEKGRGDKEKASQGGGKAQAKTEKTEVPDIAREVVQSMLARATGPVNPSLIKEAIVRKEPDFDEREHGFSTFARLLAALEQQGLLRRIQQGRQWYVVAADFDVGGGDTKSKKRAPAHHHAEDDDELESYPDPDEDEG; from the coding sequence GTGAACGGTCGCAACGAAGAGCACCGCATCGCTCTCTTCATCGATTTCGAGAACCTCGTCACCAACACGGGCATCAGCTCCTCCAGCTTCGACCTGCAGCCGTCGCTCGACCGGCTCCTGGAGAAGGGCAAGGTCGTCTTCCGCCGCGCCTACTGCGACTGGTCCCGCTTCGCCGAAGCCAAGATTCGCCTGCACGAGTTCGGCGTGGAGCTCATCGACGTGCCCCCCTCCACCCGCGCCGGGAAGAACGGCGCGGACATGCGCCTGGTCATCGACGCGCTGGAGCTGTGCTACGCGCGCGAGAGCATCGACACCTTCGTCATCGGCTCCGGGGACAGCGACTTCTGTCCCCTGGCCTACAAGCTGCGTGAGAACGGGCGCACCGTCATCGGGCTCGCGGTCAAGGAGTCCACGTCGCCGCTCTTCGTGAAGGCCTGTGACGAGTTCATCTACCTGCGCCCGCGCCAGTCCCGCTCCGACAAGGGCGACAAGGAGAAGGGCCGCCAGAGCGTCAGCGCCGACGATGGTTCGAGCAAGCGCGGCCGTCACGGGCGCGACGAGAAGGGCCGGGGCGACAAGGAGAAGGCATCGCAGGGTGGCGGCAAGGCCCAGGCGAAGACGGAGAAGACCGAGGTGCCGGACATCGCTCGCGAGGTGGTGCAGAGCATGCTCGCGCGCGCCACCGGGCCGGTGAATCCGTCGCTCATCAAGGAAGCCATCGTCCGCAAGGAGCCCGACTTCGACGAGCGCGAGCACGGCTTCTCCACCTTCGCCCGGCTGCTGGCCGCGCTGGAGCAGCAAGGCCTGCTGCGCCGCATTCAGCAGGGCCGCCAGTGGTACGTGGTGGCCGCGGACTTCGACGTCGGCGGTGGAGACACCAAGAGCAAGAAGCGCGCGCCCGCCCACCACCACGCCGAGGACGACGACGAGTTGGAGTCCTACCCGGACCCCGACGAAGACGAGGGCTGA
- a CDS encoding YkgJ family cysteine cluster protein, with protein sequence MPLNTLCLRCGMCCDGTLFTHVSLQPEEAAALQQRGMVIGSRSDGSPALTQACAALDGRACTVYSDRPASCRQYHCQLFSALAEQEVSLEEALAVVDEAHARVAAVALTLAPVSPEDAPRSVLQRARRAHLREHGGPVSAEAQATYEQAEAYLDTHFRGRFGRRG encoded by the coding sequence ATGCCCCTCAACACCCTCTGCCTTCGTTGCGGCATGTGCTGTGACGGGACGCTCTTCACCCATGTGTCGCTCCAGCCGGAAGAGGCCGCCGCGCTTCAACAGCGGGGAATGGTCATCGGCTCGCGCTCGGATGGGAGCCCCGCGCTGACGCAGGCCTGCGCCGCCTTGGATGGGCGCGCGTGCACCGTCTATTCGGACCGTCCCGCGAGTTGCCGCCAGTATCACTGCCAGCTCTTCTCCGCGCTGGCGGAGCAGGAAGTGTCCCTGGAGGAAGCGCTCGCCGTGGTGGACGAGGCCCATGCACGGGTGGCCGCGGTGGCGCTGACGCTGGCGCCTGTGTCACCGGAGGACGCGCCGCGCTCCGTGTTGCAGCGGGCTCGCCGCGCGCATCTGCGTGAGCACGGTGGCCCCGTGTCCGCGGAGGCACAGGCCACGTACGAGCAGGCGGAGGCGTATCTGGACACGCACTTCCGCGGACGCTTCGGACGGCGCGGCTGA